GCACCAGTTCAGGTTATACAATTTTACAGGGAAAGCACATTGATAGCAAATGAACTTACACATGATAAGCTTGGGTAAATTCTAATTGTAATAATTTTATGAAACTGTGAGTGgttataataaatttaataatttaatgatttcattcaagtaaaattaaaataagcaatgTTTACACCAGTCAAGACTTACAAGGAAATTCATAGACAAGTTTTTCtttaacaaacagaaaattcttATATGATCTTATAAAAGGCATTTGCAGACAGAGAGGatagagagagcagagagagagaaacagagacagagagagacagacagagttTTCACCAGCTTTGAGCTCTTCATTGAGTAATGCTAATATTACTGGAGTTTAAAAATCAACCATTGTGAGGATTTAGAATTTTactgttcttttattattttttagaacTTTATGATGAAACACCTGCAAGATAGTAAACAGTTCTTGATTTTCATCATTTTAGATGATGTTGACCTTTTAGAAAACTGAGTACTCAAGAAATGTCTGAAACATTTATTTCCATGCAAATTTTAATAACCAACTATTCATGATTTGCCTATAGAGgccaagaaataaaaaagttctTAAAATTCTAATTCAATACCTAATTCCTCCAGGAAACATCTATTGGGTTGATgtaaattgagatatatttctAACATAATTTAATTATAACACAATTaagttataattaaaaataaaaacttatacaTAATACCACATTTGTTCTATTTTACCACAGTTTTCCATATTTACAACTTGAGccataagaaaattataaaatttttgcaAGGACACATTATCTTGCAAGGAGacattctgtttttatattttaaataatctaaaatatgCAGATGCATAATAAATGCACTATGActgttaaaaacatttttcattaattttttttaatcaaatatatcttatttctaagaattttgaGAAACAATAATTGATATTAGTTACCATTTTCAttgcaattatttaaataaatatttgagactCAAATCTTgagaaccaaaaataaaaattaaaaaccaggcTGCGACAGACAATATTTAATAGGTCAGCCAGGGGCCAATATGTTGGCTGCAAAGTCTCTTAATGGCTGCCTTCATTTCCTGATTCCTCAGAGTATAAATAATTGGATTAAGGAGGGGGGTAATTATAGAGTAAAACACTGAGAGAAACTTATCCATAGAGTAACTGTAGAATGGAAAAGCATAGATGACAATAACTGGGCCAAAGAAGAGAGTTACTACTGTGATGTGAGCAGAGAGAGTGGACACAGCCTTGGAGGAGGCACTGGAGGAGTATTGCCAGATGGTGACTAACATGATGATGTAGGATATCAGCAAGAGAATGAAGCAGACCAGTGACAGAAGACCACTGTCTGCAATCACTAGGAGCTCCAGAATATATGTCTCAGTGCAGGAAAGCTTGATGACCAGGGGAAGGTCACAGAAAATGTTGTCCACAACATTGGGACCACAGAACGGTAAACCCACTGTGAATGCCATCTGGCTTGTGGTATGTATGAACCCAATTGCCCATGAGAGCAATAGAAACACAATGAGCACCCTGTAATTCATGATGTTCTTGTAGTGCAGAGGTTTGCATATGGCAACATACCTGTCAATGGCCATTGCTATCAGGAGAGACATCTCACCACCTCCAAAGAAGTGCATAAAAAACATCTGGGCCATGCAGCCCCAGAAGGATATGGTCTTGTGCATTCTGAGGAAGTCTGCAATCACTTTGGGAGTTGCCACAGAGGAAAAGCATAAGTCAAAGAATGATAACTTTGCCAAAAGGATATACATGGGGGAATGAAGATGGTTATCAAATATGACAGATATCACAATGAGGAGGTTTCCCACTATGATGGCTACATAGACAAGAAGGAAgattgcaaaaaacaaaaattgaatttCTTGAGAACTGGACAGTCCCAGTAGGATGAACTCAGAAACACTTGATCCATTCATTTGCATGATTTTGCTAGTTGTTGTCTAAAGGGGTATAATAAGAAACAGTGAAAGGAATTCACTAAGACTGACATGGCAGTGAGTCTAATCTTTACCTAAGAATCCTATTCTTTATTCAGGGAAACAGCTCTCTTGGCACCAGAACTGTTTTTTAGATTTTCCTTAGTAATGTTTTAGTTTGAGCAATTTCACAGGACCACAATGCCAGTGGGAACTGTGTGGGATATGTAGTTGTATCATCCAAAATTACTTCTCAGTTAGTTTGCAAGACAAGGCTAGTTAAGACATTTGTGAATACCTTTCTTCCTTCACATTCAGCCCCAGCTCAGGCGGTGCATGAACACTTAGCTTATTAgtattttagaaaagttttttGAAAAGCAGACTGAGGGTACATTATCCTTGGaagttttcagaaagaaaatttgTGTCACATTTTTAGTATATTGTAAAAAAATTCTGAGTTCTTTTCcacattcaaaaaattattgctGAAATCACACAGTTTAcattatgcttccattaatggAACTAGAAAACATTAATTAGAAACAATGACCATATTGCTGATATAAAGTTGAATGTTGAGTCAATCATATAGTTAATTTATGTTAAACATTATTGAGAAAATATATTGTTTCAGACCTGAATTATATAGATTTACTCTCAATACTAGAGATGGTCATCTGACCTTCTCACTCTTCAGTGTATGTTAGCAAAGTAATTTTATTCCACCTGTACATTCTCATGGAATTGCTGCAATATTGGATAGAAAACAATTTTGATATGATTCTCTTGATTAATGCATATGTGTTCACATGTAATCAGTACACAGAAATACAAAGATCTCCATTATTAAGACGAGGACCTGCTGAACTTGACTTCTTTacatttcttcaattttcttcCTCA
The Choloepus didactylus isolate mChoDid1 chromosome 4, mChoDid1.pri, whole genome shotgun sequence DNA segment above includes these coding regions:
- the LOC119532863 gene encoding olfactory receptor 4K13-like; protein product: MQMNGSSVSEFILLGLSSSQEIQFLFFAIFLLVYVAIIVGNLLIVISVIFDNHLHSPMYILLAKLSFFDLCFSSVATPKVIADFLRMHKTISFWGCMAQMFFMHFFGGGEMSLLIAMAIDRYVAICKPLHYKNIMNYRVLIVFLLLSWAIGFIHTTSQMAFTVGLPFCGPNVVDNIFCDLPLVIKLSCTETYILELLVIADSGLLSLVCFILLLISYIIMLVTIWQYSSSASSKAVSTLSAHITVVTLFFGPVIVIYAFPFYSYSMDKFLSVFYSIITPLLNPIIYTLRNQEMKAAIKRLCSQHIGPWLTY